The Sporomusa termitida genome has a window encoding:
- a CDS encoding DUF421 domain-containing protein, which produces MFDSGSIGQVAFRLMILCALALIVVRMMGNRTVGQLSPFDFVIMVGIGDVIVAGTMDQNPTLFAGVEALVALLLLQQVLGYLALKNNTLRKWFEGTPVTLVKDGRLIEENFTKIHFNYDDLRQELHKKGLDLSDLGTIEVARLESCGEFTMLRTPENDPLTKKEFEDYIRNLYNNPLSLAGEKLTKFEAFMDDVQYLAAHLREQEKQKAGSREKPASQENEQH; this is translated from the coding sequence GTGTTTGATAGCGGTTCAATTGGGCAGGTCGCTTTTCGCTTAATGATCCTCTGTGCGCTGGCCCTGATTGTAGTAAGAATGATGGGCAACCGCACGGTTGGCCAGTTATCACCATTTGATTTTGTTATCATGGTTGGTATTGGCGACGTGATTGTGGCGGGGACAATGGATCAAAATCCCACTTTATTTGCCGGGGTTGAGGCGCTGGTGGCATTACTGCTGCTACAACAGGTTTTAGGCTATTTGGCCTTGAAGAACAACACTTTGCGCAAATGGTTTGAGGGTACACCGGTAACGCTGGTCAAGGATGGGCGCCTGATCGAAGAGAATTTTACCAAAATCCATTTTAACTACGATGATCTGCGGCAGGAGCTGCATAAAAAAGGCCTGGATTTATCTGATTTAGGCACGATTGAAGTGGCTCGCCTGGAAAGCTGCGGGGAGTTTACCATGCTGCGCACACCGGAAAATGATCCCCTCACCAAAAAAGAATTTGAAGACTATATTAGAAATTTGTACAACAATCCACTCAGCCTGGCCGGTGAAAAATTGACCAAGTTTGAGGCTTTTATGGATGATGTTCAATATCTTGCCGCCCATTTGCGGGAACAGGAAAAGCAAAAAGCCGGCAGCCGGGAAAAACCGGCCAGTCAGGAAAACGAGCAGCATTAA
- a CDS encoding cell division protein ZapA: protein MSEIKNKVTVEIYGESYALKGNLEEARIRRLAVMLDERMKKTAKVNLRLSPAKIAVLTALNIADEFLRLEQDYLELLELIKEDK from the coding sequence ATGTCAGAAATTAAAAATAAAGTTACCGTCGAGATATACGGCGAAAGCTATGCTCTAAAAGGTAATTTAGAAGAAGCACGAATCAGGCGCTTAGCAGTTATGCTGGATGAACGCATGAAAAAAACGGCAAAAGTGAATCTCAGGCTGTCGCCGGCCAAAATAGCTGTTTTGACCGCATTAAATATTGCTGATGAGTTTTTGCGGCTGGAGCAGGACTATCTGGAGCTCCTTGAACTGATTAAAGAGGACAAATAG
- a CDS encoding amino acid permease → MNFFRTKCIDKLKEGAEQQGLKKSLGATDLILLGIGCIIGTGIFVLTGVAAANYAGPGIMLSFVISGLACAFAALAYAELAAMVPIAGSAYTYSYAALGEIVAWIVGWNLILEYSVGSSAVAAGWSGYMVGLLKSGGIELPKAFTAVPADGGLVNLPAMLIALLLSVLLVRGTKESVTLNKVLVVIKLAAVFIFLALAGPKVNPANWSPLMPYGFSGVAAGAAIIFFAYIGFDAVATAAEECRNPKRDLPAGIIGSLVICTILYIVVAGVLTGVVPYQQLNNAEPVAYALRAIGYNFGSALVGTGAIAGITTVLLVLMYGQTRIFFAMSRDGLIPARICKVHPRYGTPHIITMAAGIAVALIAGFTPIGIIAELTNIGTLFAFVVAAIGVLVLRYTRPDIPRSFKCPAVKVIAPLAVLSCGYLMANLPAETWIRFGIWSAIGFVVYFVYSYHHSVLNKAEVAGKE, encoded by the coding sequence ATGAATTTTTTTCGTACAAAATGTATTGATAAGCTTAAGGAAGGGGCAGAACAGCAGGGGTTAAAAAAGAGTCTTGGTGCCACCGATCTGATTCTTTTGGGTATTGGCTGTATTATCGGCACCGGTATTTTTGTTTTAACCGGTGTAGCTGCGGCTAATTACGCCGGACCGGGCATTATGCTGTCTTTTGTTATTTCTGGTTTAGCCTGTGCGTTTGCCGCTTTGGCGTATGCCGAACTTGCGGCTATGGTGCCGATTGCCGGCAGTGCCTACACTTACAGCTATGCTGCCTTGGGTGAAATCGTTGCCTGGATTGTTGGCTGGAATTTAATTTTGGAATATTCTGTAGGTTCAAGCGCTGTAGCCGCCGGCTGGTCCGGTTATATGGTAGGCCTGCTGAAGTCCGGTGGTATTGAATTACCTAAAGCATTTACGGCCGTACCGGCCGACGGCGGACTCGTCAATCTGCCGGCGATGCTGATTGCCCTGCTGTTAAGTGTGTTACTGGTGCGTGGTACTAAGGAGAGTGTTACGCTGAATAAAGTCCTGGTAGTGATAAAGCTGGCCGCTGTGTTTATTTTTCTGGCCCTGGCCGGTCCCAAGGTAAACCCTGCTAACTGGTCGCCGCTGATGCCTTATGGATTTTCCGGGGTAGCCGCCGGGGCGGCAATTATCTTTTTTGCTTATATCGGTTTTGATGCGGTAGCCACTGCTGCTGAAGAATGCCGGAATCCCAAACGGGATTTGCCGGCAGGTATTATTGGCTCGCTGGTGATATGCACAATCCTCTATATTGTTGTGGCCGGTGTTCTGACCGGTGTGGTACCTTATCAGCAGTTAAATAATGCCGAACCTGTCGCTTATGCCCTTCGGGCCATTGGGTATAATTTTGGCTCCGCACTGGTGGGGACCGGGGCAATAGCCGGTATAACGACTGTGTTGCTGGTTTTGATGTATGGACAAACACGGATATTTTTTGCCATGTCCCGGGACGGTCTGATTCCTGCCCGCATCTGTAAAGTACATCCCCGCTATGGTACACCTCATATTATTACAATGGCTGCCGGTATTGCCGTGGCCCTCATCGCCGGCTTTACCCCTATCGGTATTATTGCCGAACTCACCAATATCGGTACCTTGTTTGCCTTTGTTGTGGCCGCGATTGGTGTACTGGTGCTTCGTTATACCAGACCTGATATTCCCCGCTCTTTTAAATGTCCGGCCGTAAAGGTTATTGCCCCGTTGGCAGTACTGTCCTGCGGGTACTTAATGGCCAATTTACCGGCAGAAACCTGGATACGGTTTGGGATTTGGTCAGCGATTGGTTTTGTTGTCTATTTCGTTTACAGTTATCATCATAGTGTTTTAAATAAGGCGGAAGTGGCCGGTAAAGAATAA
- the pheT gene encoding phenylalanine--tRNA ligase subunit beta: MRASFKWLQDYVEINETPEKLADMLTMAGISVAAVEPLGQNITGVVTGKVMELSPHPDADKLSVCKIDIGTEVLTIVTGATNVRPGAIVPVATVGALLPNGMNIQPTTLRGILSNGMLCSTEELNIDSKLVSPEARKGIYILPADTAVGMDIRAALGLDDVVLEFEITANRADCFSVIGIAREIAVLTGASLKKPMLNLKEAGTEKANSLTNIRIDDSGLCPRFAARVLTNIKVGPSPSWLQHRIQAAGMRPINNVVDVTNFVMLELGQPMHAYDYNLLARHSLVVRQANPGEKLTTLDGVKRELAPDMLVIADAVQAVGIAGVMGGLATEVTATTQNILLEAAAFKGVSIRRTSRALGLRSEASGRFERGVDTANIIKALDRAAKLLEDMGACKVCPGIVDVYPDMQLPKQIVFTPAQINKYLGTDIPGSTMKAILRRLGFSPDAGEEKITVTVPTWRSDVTLPADLCEEIVRIYGYNNVPSTTPAGSMVQGKQSHSQSIVDKMKDILTGSGFAEIISLSFTHPGVFDKLNIPADSPLRAAIEVLNPITDDFPILRTTLLGGVMDTIVRNLARKNEDCRIYEIGAVYLPAALPLRELPQEPLMLCGAMIGKRHASAWNQPRDMVDFYDAKGSVEAVLAGLKIDGYSVEAAVTPSLHPGKTAMIKKDGDVLGYVGEVHPEVLNAYEINRKVYLFELYVAALIKHTATTPGYQALPKFPAIIRDLALVLPEKIPAEAVTQAILDTAGPLLSAVQLFDVYTGQQVTAGSRSLAFSLTFRAHDRTLTDAEIDEYYKNTIVYLEKTLGARLRD; encoded by the coding sequence ATGAGAGCGTCATTTAAATGGCTGCAAGATTATGTTGAAATAAATGAAACCCCGGAAAAACTTGCCGATATGCTGACAATGGCCGGAATTTCGGTGGCGGCGGTGGAACCCCTGGGGCAGAATATTACCGGTGTGGTTACCGGTAAGGTAATGGAGCTTAGCCCCCATCCGGATGCGGATAAACTGTCGGTGTGCAAGATTGATATCGGCACAGAGGTGCTTACTATTGTTACCGGGGCAACCAATGTCCGGCCGGGAGCGATTGTGCCTGTAGCCACCGTTGGTGCCCTGCTGCCTAACGGGATGAACATTCAGCCCACGACCTTGCGGGGCATCCTGTCTAACGGGATGTTATGCTCAACGGAAGAACTCAATATTGATAGCAAACTGGTATCACCGGAGGCCCGGAAAGGGATTTATATCCTGCCGGCCGATACTGCTGTTGGTATGGATATCCGCGCGGCCCTGGGGCTTGATGATGTCGTCCTGGAATTCGAAATCACAGCCAACCGGGCTGACTGTTTCAGCGTCATCGGCATCGCCCGTGAGATTGCAGTATTAACCGGGGCCTCTTTAAAGAAACCGATGCTTAACTTAAAAGAAGCAGGAACAGAGAAGGCTAACAGTTTAACAAATATCCGGATCGACGACTCCGGCCTTTGCCCAAGGTTTGCGGCCCGGGTTTTGACAAACATTAAGGTGGGTCCTTCGCCGTCCTGGCTGCAGCATCGTATCCAGGCCGCCGGGATGCGCCCAATTAATAATGTTGTCGATGTAACCAACTTTGTTATGCTGGAATTAGGCCAGCCCATGCATGCTTATGACTATAACCTGCTGGCCCGTCACAGCTTGGTTGTCCGGCAAGCCAATCCGGGTGAAAAACTGACTACTTTAGACGGTGTTAAACGGGAACTCGCACCGGATATGCTGGTAATTGCCGATGCCGTTCAGGCGGTAGGTATTGCCGGGGTTATGGGCGGACTGGCTACTGAGGTAACGGCAACTACACAAAACATATTATTGGAAGCCGCTGCTTTTAAAGGCGTCAGTATTCGCAGGACCTCACGCGCCCTTGGGCTCCGCTCCGAGGCGTCAGGCCGGTTTGAGCGGGGTGTGGATACCGCTAATATTATCAAAGCGCTGGACCGGGCCGCCAAATTACTCGAAGATATGGGGGCCTGCAAGGTATGTCCGGGCATTGTTGATGTTTACCCTGACATGCAGCTGCCGAAACAGATTGTTTTTACGCCGGCACAAATTAATAAGTATTTGGGTACGGACATTCCCGGCAGCACGATGAAAGCTATACTACGCCGGTTAGGCTTCAGTCCTGATGCCGGTGAAGAAAAGATTACCGTAACAGTACCTACCTGGCGCAGCGATGTTACACTGCCGGCCGATCTTTGCGAAGAAATTGTCCGGATCTATGGTTATAACAATGTACCTTCCACCACCCCAGCCGGCAGTATGGTCCAAGGGAAGCAGAGCCATTCCCAGAGCATTGTCGATAAGATGAAAGACATCCTGACCGGCAGCGGCTTTGCCGAGATTATTTCGCTTAGTTTTACTCATCCCGGGGTTTTTGATAAGCTTAATATTCCGGCCGACAGTCCGCTGCGCGCAGCCATAGAGGTCCTTAATCCCATTACTGACGATTTTCCTATTTTGCGTACCACCCTGCTGGGCGGTGTGATGGATACAATCGTGCGTAATCTTGCCCGGAAAAATGAAGATTGTAGGATCTATGAGATTGGCGCCGTATATCTGCCGGCAGCACTGCCACTCAGAGAGCTGCCGCAGGAACCGCTTATGTTATGCGGGGCCATGATCGGCAAACGTCATGCCAGCGCCTGGAATCAGCCACGGGATATGGTCGATTTTTATGATGCCAAAGGCAGTGTCGAGGCTGTGCTTGCGGGCTTGAAAATTGACGGGTATAGTGTGGAAGCGGCCGTAACCCCTTCCCTGCATCCCGGCAAAACAGCCATGATAAAAAAAGACGGCGATGTGCTGGGGTATGTGGGTGAAGTCCATCCGGAAGTTCTTAACGCGTATGAAATTAACCGGAAGGTGTATCTGTTTGAATTGTACGTGGCGGCTCTTATTAAACATACGGCCACTACCCCCGGTTATCAGGCTTTGCCCAAATTCCCGGCAATTATCCGCGATCTGGCCCTTGTGCTGCCTGAGAAAATCCCGGCTGAGGCCGTAACCCAGGCTATTCTGGACACTGCCGGGCCCTTGTTAAGTGCTGTGCAGCTGTTTGATGTATATACCGGACAGCAAGTGACAGCAGGCTCGCGCAGCCTGGCCTTTTCGCTGACTTTCCGGGCTCATGACAGGACACTGACCGATGCTGAAATCGATGAGTATTATAAAAATACCATTGTATATTTGGAAAAGACATTGGGGGCAAGACTCCGGGATTAG
- the pheS gene encoding phenylalanine--tRNA ligase subunit alpha yields MEQELKALRETALQALSEVAGKEALNELKVKYLGKKGLLTGVLRGLGALSPEERPRAGQIVNEVRNEIEQIIAAKLEVLKQAEVARKLASETIDVTLPGRPAALGHLHPLTLTLNRIKDTFMRLGFEVAEGPEVETDYHSFEALNLPKDHPARDMQDTFYITNEILLRPHTSPVQIRTMQSSVPNQPIRIIAPGKVYRRDYDATHSPMFQQVEGLVVDQDISFADLKGTLELFSREIFGNSVSVRFRPSFFPFTEPSAEVDISCVMCAGKGCRVCSGTGWLEILGSGMVHPRVLEMSSFDPAKVSGFAFGMGVERIAMLTYGIDDLRLFFDNDIRFLRQF; encoded by the coding sequence ATGGAACAAGAGCTTAAGGCATTAAGAGAGACCGCTCTGCAAGCGTTGTCAGAGGTTGCCGGTAAAGAAGCGCTGAATGAGCTAAAGGTTAAGTATCTGGGGAAAAAAGGGTTGTTAACAGGCGTGCTGCGCGGACTGGGAGCATTAAGCCCGGAAGAGCGGCCGCGGGCCGGGCAGATTGTTAATGAGGTCAGAAATGAAATCGAGCAAATTATTGCTGCTAAGCTTGAGGTTCTGAAACAGGCCGAGGTTGCCCGCAAGCTTGCATCAGAAACGATTGATGTGACACTGCCGGGCCGGCCGGCTGCATTGGGGCATTTGCATCCGCTGACACTGACTCTGAATCGCATTAAGGACACGTTTATGCGTTTAGGGTTTGAGGTTGCCGAAGGCCCGGAAGTGGAAACAGACTATCATAGTTTTGAAGCATTAAATCTGCCCAAGGACCACCCGGCCCGGGATATGCAGGATACCTTTTATATCACAAATGAAATTTTGCTCAGACCCCATACCTCGCCCGTGCAAATCCGGACAATGCAATCGTCGGTGCCCAATCAGCCAATTCGCATCATAGCTCCCGGCAAGGTATACCGCCGGGATTATGATGCCACTCATTCGCCCATGTTCCAGCAGGTGGAAGGGCTGGTCGTCGATCAGGACATCAGCTTTGCCGACTTAAAGGGTACACTGGAGCTGTTTTCCCGCGAGATATTCGGCAACAGCGTTAGCGTCAGATTTCGTCCCAGTTTTTTCCCGTTTACCGAGCCCAGCGCCGAGGTTGATATCTCCTGTGTAATGTGTGCCGGCAAAGGGTGCCGCGTATGTTCAGGCACCGGCTGGCTGGAGATCCTGGGGTCCGGGATGGTCCATCCCCGGGTTCTGGAAATGAGCAGCTTTGATCCTGCTAAGGTCAGTGGTTTTGCCTTTGGCATGGGGGTTGAGCGGATTGCCATGCTGACTTATGGCATCGATGATCTGAGACTGTTTTTTGATAACGATATACGGTTTTTACGCCAGTTTTAA
- a CDS encoding TrmH family RNA methyltransferase, with translation MSAVICSPANKLIKEVASLKQKKYRDELGLFIAEGVRIVEECAASAWPVHICIYTETAAARERTRRVLDRLAAARCRLVAVPEAIYNKLSDTEQPQGIMAVLKKRQATLAQMLAPAGQVPLIVVLDGIQDPGNAGAIIRTADAAGCTGVIVVKGAADIYAGKTVRATMGSLFHLPVWEGVAPGELITALTAANVSILATSLQNADIYYHADLKRPVAVVLGNEGQGVGRELLDKADGCLTIPLVGDAESLNVAVAAGVILYEAVRQRATL, from the coding sequence ATGAGCGCAGTCATTTGCAGTCCGGCCAATAAGTTAATTAAAGAAGTTGCCTCCCTGAAACAAAAAAAATACCGCGATGAGCTGGGCCTGTTTATTGCGGAGGGGGTTCGTATTGTCGAGGAATGTGCTGCCTCTGCCTGGCCTGTTCATATTTGTATTTATACGGAAACAGCCGCGGCCCGCGAACGGACAAGACGCGTGCTTGACAGGCTTGCGGCCGCCCGGTGCCGGCTGGTGGCCGTGCCTGAAGCAATCTACAATAAATTATCTGATACCGAGCAGCCGCAGGGCATTATGGCCGTGTTGAAAAAACGGCAGGCTACGCTGGCGCAAATGCTAGCGCCGGCCGGTCAGGTACCGCTGATTGTTGTTTTGGATGGTATTCAGGACCCCGGCAATGCCGGTGCTATTATTCGCACCGCCGATGCCGCCGGTTGTACAGGGGTGATTGTAGTCAAGGGAGCGGCGGATATCTATGCAGGCAAAACCGTGAGGGCTACCATGGGGTCCCTGTTTCACCTGCCGGTATGGGAGGGCGTAGCCCCGGGCGAGCTCATTACCGCGCTGACAGCGGCTAATGTCAGTATTCTGGCTACCTCGCTGCAGAATGCTGATATTTATTACCACGCCGACTTAAAGCGGCCTGTAGCTGTCGTTTTGGGCAATGAAGGCCAGGGGGTTGGCCGAGAACTTCTTGACAAAGCCGATGGTTGTCTTACCATACCCCTTGTCGGTGATGCCGAATCGCTGAATGTGGCGGTAGCCGCCGGTGTCATATTGTACGAAGCCGTAAGGCAGCGGGCAACCTTGTAA
- a CDS encoding potassium channel family protein → MKKKNKQFAVIGLGRFGTSVATTLYTLGYEVLAIDADEDRIQKFSEEVTHVVQADTTDENSLKALGIRNFDVVVVAIGEDVQANVLTTLLLKDLGVKHIVAKARNELHGKMLSKIGADRVVYPERDMGQRVAHNLVSTNVLEYIELSPDLSIVEITAPKTLIGQSLAQANLRAKYEVNVVAIKRGAELIVPPQPDENIKPGDIIIFVGQTKGIQKLEEME, encoded by the coding sequence ATGAAAAAAAAGAATAAACAATTTGCGGTCATTGGCTTAGGCCGTTTTGGTACCAGTGTGGCAACTACGCTCTATACACTTGGGTATGAAGTACTGGCTATTGATGCCGATGAAGACCGGATTCAGAAATTCAGCGAAGAGGTAACGCATGTTGTCCAGGCCGATACAACAGATGAAAACTCGCTTAAAGCCTTGGGTATCCGGAATTTTGATGTTGTTGTTGTTGCTATTGGCGAAGATGTGCAGGCTAATGTTTTGACAACTCTTCTCCTTAAGGATCTGGGCGTAAAACACATTGTCGCCAAGGCCCGCAATGAACTGCATGGAAAAATGTTATCTAAAATCGGTGCCGACCGGGTTGTTTACCCTGAGCGCGATATGGGGCAGCGGGTGGCCCACAACCTGGTATCGACAAATGTATTGGAGTACATTGAATTGTCGCCTGACTTGAGTATTGTTGAAATTACGGCCCCCAAAACATTAATTGGCCAGAGTCTGGCCCAGGCTAATCTGCGGGCAAAATATGAGGTTAATGTGGTAGCGATTAAGCGGGGGGCAGAGCTCATTGTGCCGCCGCAGCCTGATGAAAACATTAAGCCTGGTGATATTATCATCTTTGTCGGTCAAACCAAAGGCATCCAGAAACTGGAGGAAATGGAATGA